In Eretmochelys imbricata isolate rEreImb1 chromosome 4, rEreImb1.hap1, whole genome shotgun sequence, a single window of DNA contains:
- the PLRG1 gene encoding pleiotropic regulator 1 — protein sequence MVEEVQKHSVHTLVFRSLKRTHDMFVADNAKPIPLDDVSHKLKMSIKLRTDYASVLHMPILKENFREKDSPNTGDLYGHKQYPANQGQELEYLITGTHPYPPGPGVALTADTKIQRMPSESAAQSLAVALPPSQSRLEGNRTAAGVGDIYRHAGIPERAQPPGLSMALMEAGGNKNSALIAKKAPTMPKPQWHPPWKLYRVISGHLGWVRCIAVEPGNQWFVTGSADRTIKIWDLASGKLKLSLTGHISTVRGVIVSGRSPYLFSCGEDKQVKCWDLEYNKVIRHYHGHLSAVYGLDLHPTIDVLVTCSRDSTARIWDVRTKASVHTLAGHTNAVATVKCQAAEPQIITGSHDTTIRLWDLVAGKTRVTLTNHKKSVRAVVLHPRHYTFASGSPDNIKQWKFPDGNFIQNLSGHNAIINTLAVNSDGVLVSGADNGTMHLWDWRTGYNFQRVHAAVQPGSLDSESGIFACAFDQSESRLLTAEADKTIKVYREDDTATEETHPVSWKPEIIKRKRF from the exons CCACAAATTAAAGATGTCAATCAAGCTTCGCACAGATTATGCTTCTGTGCTGCATATGCCTATTCTGAAGGAAAATTTTAGAGAGAAGGATTCTCCGAATACAGGGGATCTCTATGGACATAAACAGTATCCTGCAAATCAAG GACAAGAACTTGAATATTTGATAACAGGTACACATCCATATCCACCTGGTCCTG GTGTGGCTCTGACAGCAGACACTAAGATCCAGAGAATGCCCAGTGAATCAGCTGCTCAGTCCTTAGCTGTGGCACTTCCTCCTTCTCAGTCCAG GTTAGAGGGAAATCGCACTGCTGCTGGTGTGGGTGATATTTACAGACATGCCGGGATTCCGGAGCGTGCACAGCCTCCTGGTTTGTCCATG GCTCTGATGGAAGCAGGTGGGAACAAAAATTCTGCGTTGATTGCAAAGAAAGCTCCAACAATGCCCAAACCTCAATGGCATCCACCATGGAAACTGTACAGA GTTATCAGTGGTCACCTGGGCTGGGTGAGATGTATTGCAGTTGAACCAGGAAATCAGTGGTTTGTTACTGGCTCTGCTGACAGAACTATAAAG ATCTGGGACCTTGCTAGTGGCAAATTAAAATTATCTTTGACGGGGCACATTAGTACTGTACGAGGGGTGATAGTAAGTGGAAGAAGTCCGTACCTCTTCTCTTGTGGAGAAGATAAACAGGTGAAGTGCTGGGATCTCGAATATAATAAG GTTATTAGGCATTACCATGGTCATCTAAGTGCAGTTTATGGTTTGGACTTGCACCCGACAATAGACGTGCTGGTAACATGTAGCAGAGATTCAACTGCACGA ATTTGGGATGTGAGGACAAAAGCCAGTGTGCATACATTAGCGGGACACACAAATGCAGTGGCAACAGTGAAGTGCCAAGCTGCGGAACCACAGATTATTACAG gaaGCCATGATACCACAATACGACTGTGGGACTTAGTGGCAGGAAAAACTCGTGTCACTTTGACAAATCACAAGAAATCTGTAAGAGCAGTTGTATTGCATCCAAGACA TTATACATTTGCATCTGGTTCTCCAGATAACATTAAACAGTGGAAATTCCCAGATGGAAACTTCATTCAAAATCTTTCTGGTCATAATGCTATTATCAACACGTTGGCTGTGAATTCTGATGGAGTGTTGGTATCAGGAG ctGATAATGGCACTATGCATCTTTGGGACTGGAGAACTGGGTATAATTTCCAGAGAGTACATGCAGCTGTACAGCCTGGTTCTTTGGACAGTGAATCAGGAATATTTGCTTGTGCATTTGACCAGTCAGAAAGCAGATTGCTCACTGCTGAAGCAGATAAAACCATAAAAGTGTACAGAGAAGATGATACTGCG actgaaGAAACTCATCCTGTCAGCTGGAAACCAGAAATTATCAAGAGAAAGCGATTTTAA